The Acidithiobacillus thiooxidans ATCC 19377 DNA window CATCGGGCTCAAATCCAAGTTGGCGGCGTATTCCCTCCCGATTTGAAGGTTCTGCGGGAACACGTAGGTGCGGGATGATACTCCAGTCCGCCGCAGCCTCGGGTCCATACCACTGAGTGGCCAGTTTGCGTGAGTTCTCACTATGGACAATAACGCTCTGTGCGCGTTGAAGCACCGGCAAGTTCGCCGGATAGCGCCAGATGACATCCGCTGTATCAGCAGCGGTGTAGCGCTCCAGAGCAGCATGGTAGCCGTGGCTTGAATATAGGGCCTGTGCCCATGCATGTGGCGCGCCGCCGTGTATGTCCCGGTGCGCCTGAATGCCTGAAAGAAAGAAGTCATGCAAAACAACCACGCCGGGAATGCTTTCCAGCAAAGGGAACATATGCTGGTGAAATGAGGAGTTGCCAAAGTGGTACATGATCCTGTCGAACTGGTGATGATTTTCTTCAAACCATTTCACAGAGCGTATGGGGCAGCGTTCCTTGATCCAGCGATCCTCGACATCCGCCTGGTCAACAATCACCTCGATCTCATAGTGCTCTGCCAGTGCCGGGAGTAACTCAGCAGTGTAGTCGGCAATACCCGATCTTTCCGGAGGCAATGGCGAAATATAGGCCAGCTTTGGTCGATGCGGCTGCGCGAATTTTTGGCTGATTTCGGCATTCTGAGTATTCATGCCTGAGTGAAGGCGTTCCATGGCTTCTATGGCGCGCCGTGCACTTTCATCCCAGGAAAAGTGTTCAGCCTGTTTTTTGCAGTGGCGGATCAGTTTGTCGCGGAAATCTTTATCCGTGAGGCCGCGCTGGATGGCTGCTGACATTTCATCGTCTGAATGAGGATCAAAAAGCGCCTCTTCCCAGCCAATGACCTCCGGAATACTGGAAGTATTTGCGCCAATCACTGGGGCACCGCAGCGCATCGCTTCAAGCGCGGGTAAGCCGAAGCCCTCGTGCCAAGAGGGAAATACAAACAATGCACAAAGGTTGTAGAGCGCAAGCAAGTCCTCTTCGGGAACAAAGCCTGTGAGAACCAGTTCACCACTATCAAGACCCTGCTCCATCGCTAGGGATTCCAGCAGGGCTTTCTGCTCTGGCTGAATGGAGCACACGATAGCCAGCTGATGATCTCTGCGAAGTTGTTGTGGCAACTTGGCGTAGGCGCGAATCAAACCCTCAATGTTCTTGCGGTAGTCAATGCCGCCTGTATACATCACGAAGGGCCGGTTGAGACCATATTTCTGCCTGATTCTTTGCTCTTCATTGGGTGAAATTTCCAGCGGTATGAAGTGCGCATCCGCGTCACTGGAAATATTGATGACCCATTCTTCTGGCAGGATGAGATGCTCTACCCCTTCACGCCGGGATGAATCTGAAATGGCAAGCCAAAGGTGGGCGCGGCGAAGGTGCTCGATTTTTCCCCTATACCATTTATTCACGGATGGGTTTTCAAGATACGGCTTGGGGTGGATATAGGGGATCAGGTCGTAAAGCGTGACTGCGGTTGGAATATCTTGGTTAAAAAGACCAATGCTGGTGATGGCATCGTCACCCAATCCCTCGAACAGGCTGGTGACATGTACGACATCGGGCTTGAGGCTAGAAAGAAATACCTTGCGGACAAGTTCTGCTGCCTTCCGACGTGCACTGTTGCGCTCATCCATTTCTGATACGGGGCCGATTGCATGCCATATGCGAATATTTTCCTGCGGCAGCAACCCATCGAAGGCCTTGCGGATGGGCTCAATTGTGTCCGGGAAAAGCCCGTTAAGGGCAATAAGCACATCATGGTTGCCGCGATTGCGTACCATGGCGAGGGCAAGCGATAGACTGTAGCGACCTATGCCACGATTATGGTTGATGGCTTGCGCGCCTTGTAAGTCAATAACAATACGCATCACATACCCTCCCTGTTTCTCTTTTCAATCGCGGTTTTAAGGTCCAGGTAGATTTGTCGGGCGCGGGGCGTCAAATTAGCTTCGTGCGGACGCATTGCAATAGGCGGCGATACTGCAGCGTGCTGGAGACGCATGTCCCGTAAACGCTGCTTTAGACGTGGATGCCGATTCAATATCTTTAACGCAAATATTTTTATTCGAGGGCGCGATTGCACTGCGGTCATGGCCGCGACCAGAGTGGAGCGCATCATCCGTCGCGGACGGCTACCCGGTTTCAAAGTCAACCAAGCAATGCTTCCCTGCACAAACCATCGCGCAGATTTGCCTGCAAGCCGCAATGGCTTGGTCAGTTTCCAAGAACGACTATGAATAACAGCTTGATACTGCGCCTCGGCATGGTTGGCGCGCTCGTTGGCCTGAGCGGCTTGGGCCTCGGCATGGTTGGCACGCTCAACAGCCTGTGCAGCCTGCTCGATCGCAATATTAACCTGCGCAAGTACAGAACGGCTTAGTGATTCAATTTCAGAGAATCGTGTTGCTAGCGACACATCGGCCTGAGCGGCTTGGGCCTCGGCATGGTTGGCACGCTCAACAGCCTGTGCAGCCTGCTCGATCGCAATATTAACCTGCGCAAGTACAGAACGGCTTAGTGATTCAATTTCAGAGAATCGTGTTGCTAGCGACACATCGGCCTGAGCGGCTTGGGCCTCGGCATGGTTGGCACGCTCAACAGCCTGTGCAGCCTGCTCGATCGCAATATTAACCTGCGCAAGTACAGAACGGCTTAGTGATTCAATTTCAGAGAATCGTGTTGCTAGCGACACATCATAGCGGCTGGCCAAATTGTCAAGATTCAGGCCATATTCAAATTCAAATTCAGGGTTAAACAAATCTAGTTCAGATTGCCTTCCCGGTTTTTGGGCCACAACCGAATAATCCGGGCTGACCCCAGCCAAGACATCCATCAAAACAACATCCGTTTTCTCTCTCAGCGATTCGGGTTCCTGCAGCCGTACAACTTTGGTGCGATAAAAACCCGTGTATTCCGGCAAAAAAGAAAGCAATGGTGCAGGTATGGGGCGCTGATGGGTAGGGTCAACATAGAAATTCGCGGTGCCTACCGAGATGTTTTCCGGATTAGGCGTTTCAAGAATCAGCAGGCCAGCTGGTTTAAGCACCCGAAATGCCTCACGCACCAAATCCATCAGGCTTTCAAAGGGAATGTGTTCCACCACATGAAAAGCAGAAACCACCGTTTGGCTTGCATCCGGCAGCTCCCGCAATGCGGTGATCAGATCTTTATTTTCGGCGTGCAAACCTAATTCATGACACGAGGCCAGCATGCCATCATCCACATCAACACCATAGGCTGTAAATCCACACTCTGTGACTAATTCTAGCCACTCACCACGACCGCAGCCCAAATCAATCACCGGGGAATTTGGGTATATTTCGAGCAAAGAAGTTAAGAATGGCATATATGCCTGTAAACGTTTTCTAATTATGGCGCGCGAACCGCGATGTCTATCTTCAAATGCGCGGTAAAAAGATTTTTGGCTTACTTCATCGGAAAACATACTGGATCACACTTTTACAAGGTATGAATAATAATGGACGGTTTGAAGCGCTAAGTGCATCAACTTATTCATCACGAACGAAAATCATTTTTTCTGTTTCTTTCTCCATAATCTGGCCCTGATCTACAGTTATTCCCCGGTCAAGCCGTACGTAGTAATTACAAAACTTCTCAACTTGATCCTGGCTATGAGAAACAAGAATCAAAGACATCCCATTTTTCCGCATCTCGGCAATTTTATCCAGACACTTATCCTGAAATGCCTGATCTCCCACAGCCAATATCTCATCAGCCAACAGTATGTCTGGTTGCAAGTTTACTGCAACCGCAAACCCCAAACGCATTTGCATGCCAGACGAGTAATTTTTTAGTGGTGTGTCAATAAAATGCTCTAATTCCGAAAATTCAATGATGTCTTTGACGCGTTTCCTAGTATCTTTATTCAGAAACCCATACAAACTGGCGTTCAGAAAAATATTTTCATAACCCGTCAATTCTGGATTAAAGCCTACCCCCAATTGAATCAATGGTGCCACCCGCCCATTGGCGATGACGCGCCCTTTGTTTGGCTGCAATATCCCCGCGATAATTTGCAGTAGGGTGCTCTTGCCGGAACCATTATGGCCCAGCAAGCCCAATGCCTCCCCTTGTTCTACCGTGAAGCTGACATCATCCAGTGCCAGAAAATGCTCGCGTTTCTCACGCTTGTTTTTGTGAAATAGTCCGAGAAAACGGGTTTTCAGCCCCATTGCCCGATTATGACGCAGGATAAACTCCTTGCTGACGTGCTCAACAATAATGGCGGGTGGCATCAGAGGTCTTCCACCAGATGGCGGGCTTTACGGCGGAAGAGCACCATACCCATACTCACCGTGCCGATGGCCCAAGCGCACGCGATGAGGACGTGATTCAGGGCGGGGAGGGTGCCTGAATAGAGCAGGGCGTGAAACAGGTCCATGAACTGGGTCAGTGGATTCAGGGAAATAATTTCGCGGGCTGTGGGTTTCATTACGTTGATGTCATAGCCAACGGGTGTTAACCAGAATAAAAACATTACTGCAATATCCACCATGTGCTTCAGATCACGGAGTTCTACCTGTAACACCGAAAAAGTCAGCACAATTCCCCAGATGAAGGCTATATACAGACCCAGTGCCAGGGGATACAACAGCAAACCCCAGTGATAAACCCCGCCCAGAAAGGGGTAAAGCACCACCAGAATGAATATGGCGATGACCCACAAGGCCAGGGTAAACAGCAGGCTGGAGGTGGGCACCAAAATGCGCGGGAAGTAGATTTTCTGGATGAGGCCAGAGGCACTGGTCAGACTTTCACAGCTCTGGCTGACTGCCTGGGCAAACAGGTTGTAGTGCAGGACGCCGATGACCAGATACAAAATGTAGTTGGGCAGATTACTGCGAAAAATGTGGGTAAACACGAAGTCGTAAAGCAGAATCAATGCCAGCGGGTTGCCCAAAGACCAGAAGAAACCGAGTACGGCGCCCTGGTAGCGGACTTTCAGATCCTTGATGACCAGATTGCGTACCAGGTCGCGGTATTGCCAGTAGGGACGCAGGGTGGCGGTAATCGGGTTGGGCACGTTTTGCTTGTCTCAGGCTGCACTGGGTTGGAGCGAAACCTTAGCGTTTATGGTCGGGTAGGTCAATCCACCCAGTTCTCGATAATCAGTCCCGCTCCGATGAGCCTGTTTCCCTCTCGAATCACAACCAATTTGGTCTGTTTCGGGAAGGCCATACTCACCGGGATACGGACGGCAGGTGAATTGCCAGCCATGAATTGGCGGGTATGAAAAACTTTGCGCATGAGTACCTCCAGAGGTGCTAACGTGACGTTATCACGCCCATGGAGCCGAGGTGCCAGCGCTCGCGTAAAAATTCATAACCTACAAATTCCGTCATATTTTCTTCACACATCTAGGATTTTTTTCAGAATAGCATATCCTGCACAGATTTTATTCAATACCAGTGTGTGCCTTATGAGTTTAAAGACGCACAACAACTGATCAGCGACTTTTTTTACAGACGTTGATCGCTGTTTAACATAGGACGCACCGTTATACTCTCTGGTGTGTTTCCAGCCATTCCTTCAGCGCTGTGTCAATGCGGGTCTGCCAACCTGGACCGGAGGCCCGGAAACGAGCAACCACCTCTGGTGAGAGCCGCATGGTAACGCGCTCTTTAACGGGTGCCTTCTGCGGCCCTCGCGTGGACAACTTGGCCTGCAAAGAACTGGGCAGGGAGGTAAACGATTGGGCACGGGCAAAATCCTCCGTCGTCCATTCGGGATTGTCGTTCTCAGACTTCTGATGAAGGTCTGCTGCTTTCATAACGCTTGATCTCCCTGCGATTTGCTTTCCGAAAACTGATCACCCGAATACCAGTAGCCTGCTCCACAAAAACCAGCGCATGTAATCGTCCGTTCAAGGTTCCCATAGCCCGGATCCTGGTCTCGCCATACTCACGACGGTCATCCACGCGATAGAGCGCGGTGTGGAAGTCAAAATCTATTGCCCGATCAAAACTGAGGCCGCGCTCTTGAACGTTGCGGGCATTTTTAGCCGGATCATAGGTGATTTCCATTGCCTTTATTGTACGCACAATCTGCGCATGGGTCACGCCCCTGTCACAACTGGACTATACTACGTGTAGCGGATGAATTTTTTAGCGACATCACAACAACGAAACCTGCGACCATCTGAGCATTTCGCTCCCTGGATAATTTCCAGCGTACGAATGTGAACTGCTGATAAACGTCGTGATGTGTAACAAGCCAAATGGACTGACAGGCTTGAACCAAAAAGGTATGGGGGTCGGAGATGAGGTTTTGTCTATACCCATCCGACGACAATGTGCCCCCCGGCGAAAAGGCAGGACCTAACCCGTCCAGATGTCACTTACGCGGAACAGGGTAAGCCCGTATCCCCGCCC harbors:
- a CDS encoding ABC transporter permease translates to MPNPITATLRPYWQYRDLVRNLVIKDLKVRYQGAVLGFFWSLGNPLALILLYDFVFTHIFRSNLPNYILYLVIGVLHYNLFAQAVSQSCESLTSASGLIQKIYFPRILVPTSSLLFTLALWVIAIFILVVLYPFLGGVYHWGLLLYPLALGLYIAFIWGIVLTFSVLQVELRDLKHMVDIAVMFLFWLTPVGYDINVMKPTAREIISLNPLTQFMDLFHALLYSGTLPALNHVLIACAWAIGTVSMGMVLFRRKARHLVEDL
- a CDS encoding glycosyltransferase, yielding MRIVIDLQGAQAINHNRGIGRYSLSLALAMVRNRGNHDVLIALNGLFPDTIEPIRKAFDGLLPQENIRIWHAIGPVSEMDERNSARRKAAELVRKVFLSSLKPDVVHVTSLFEGLGDDAITSIGLFNQDIPTAVTLYDLIPYIHPKPYLENPSVNKWYRGKIEHLRRAHLWLAISDSSRREGVEHLILPEEWVINISSDADAHFIPLEISPNEEQRIRQKYGLNRPFVMYTGGIDYRKNIEGLIRAYAKLPQQLRRDHQLAIVCSIQPEQKALLESLAMEQGLDSGELVLTGFVPEEDLLALYNLCALFVFPSWHEGFGLPALEAMRCGAPVIGANTSSIPEVIGWEEALFDPHSDDEMSAAIQRGLTDKDFRDKLIRHCKKQAEHFSWDESARRAIEAMERLHSGMNTQNAEISQKFAQPHRPKLAYISPLPPERSGIADYTAELLPALAEHYEIEVIVDQADVEDRWIKERCPIRSVKWFEENHHQFDRIMYHFGNSSFHQHMFPLLESIPGVVVLHDFFLSGIQAHRDIHGGAPHAWAQALYSSHGYHAALERYTAADTADVIWRYPANLPVLQRAQSVIVHSENSRKLATQWYGPEAAADWSIIPHLRVPAEPSNREGIRRQLGFEPDDLVICSFGHIGPTKQNHRLLQAFLASPLNAKAKAKLVFLGQNHSGEYGQDLLQTITASECSARIRITGWTDTETYRAYLAASDIAVQLRTLSRGETSGAVLDCMNYGLPTIVNTHGSLADLDEDGVWMLPDDFEDDDLVTALTTLAHDRELRRHLGSKARNIVHTKHAPQACAQMYFRAIEQSYEQAKFGLPGLLPAIANLNLQEQGLVPLASCLADNFPPSPRQRHWLVDVSELVQRDAKTGIQRVVRAILREWLMNPPEGFRVEPVYATEDSPGYRYARRFTSSFLGMPDNWTQDEPTEAWSGDVFVGLDLQPSVVPAQQAFLQRWRHRGVRVWFVIYDLLPTLMPQVFPPEAQSQHHRWLESISHFDGVACISRAVADEMREWLAKHGPQRERPLGIEWFHLGADVDACAPTRGLPTDAPKILNALNERASFLMIGTLEPRKGHTQVLDAFEQLWRSGLDANLVIVGKQGWMVEDLVERLRTHMELNRRLFWLEGISDEYLEKVYAASTCLIAASYGEGFGLPLIEAAQHKLPIIARDIPVFREIAGQHALYINALTFEDFAESIRHWLELYAKDQHPKSDAMPWLTWGGSAQQLLAALQITQFQLDASESQP
- a CDS encoding BrnA antitoxin family protein, encoding MKAADLHQKSENDNPEWTTEDFARAQSFTSLPSSLQAKLSTRGPQKAPVKERVTMRLSPEVVARFRASGPGWQTRIDTALKEWLETHQRV
- a CDS encoding ABC transporter ATP-binding protein — translated: MPPAIIVEHVSKEFILRHNRAMGLKTRFLGLFHKNKREKREHFLALDDVSFTVEQGEALGLLGHNGSGKSTLLQIIAGILQPNKGRVIANGRVAPLIQLGVGFNPELTGYENIFLNASLYGFLNKDTRKRVKDIIEFSELEHFIDTPLKNYSSGMQMRLGFAVAVNLQPDILLADEILAVGDQAFQDKCLDKIAEMRKNGMSLILVSHSQDQVEKFCNYYVRLDRGITVDQGQIMEKETEKMIFVRDE
- a CDS encoding class I SAM-dependent methyltransferase yields the protein MFSDEVSQKSFYRAFEDRHRGSRAIIRKRLQAYMPFLTSLLEIYPNSPVIDLGCGRGEWLELVTECGFTAYGVDVDDGMLASCHELGLHAENKDLITALRELPDASQTVVSAFHVVEHIPFESLMDLVREAFRVLKPAGLLILETPNPENISVGTANFYVDPTHQRPIPAPLLSFLPEYTGFYRTKVVRLQEPESLREKTDVVLMDVLAGVSPDYSVVAQKPGRQSELDLFNPEFEFEYGLNLDNLASRYDVSLATRFSEIESLSRSVLAQVNIAIEQAAQAVERANHAEAQAAQADVSLATRFSEIESLSRSVLAQVNIAIEQAAQAVERANHAEAQAAQADVSLATRFSEIESLSRSVLAQVNIAIEQAAQAVERANHAEAQAAQANERANHAEAQYQAVIHSRSWKLTKPLRLAGKSARWFVQGSIAWLTLKPGSRPRRMMRSTLVAAMTAVQSRPRIKIFALKILNRHPRLKQRLRDMRLQHAAVSPPIAMRPHEANLTPRARQIYLDLKTAIEKRNREGM
- a CDS encoding BrnT family toxin, yielding MTHAQIVRTIKAMEITYDPAKNARNVQERGLSFDRAIDFDFHTALYRVDDRREYGETRIRAMGTLNGRLHALVFVEQATGIRVISFRKANRREIKRYESSRPSSEV